The Neisseria macacae ATCC 33926 genome contains the following window.
CACAGGGCGGACTCTTCGGGGGAAACGAGGAAAATGCCCCTGTTGCCGCTGGTACCGGAGGAAAGTCCGACGGTGATTTCTTTGCCCGAGGTCGTCTGAAAAACGGGGCTGAAGTCGCGGCTTTCTTCGGCTTTGAGCGCGACGGAGAGGGCATCTTTTTCGCTGATGCCGTAGGCGTTGATGTCGGCAAAATGCTGCATGAAGATGCGTTTGTTGATAACGGGGTAGTCTTGCAGCTTGGCGCTGTGGGGGTAGAAGCGGCTGTTGTGGTTCGTTAAAAGGCGGTCGAGCTGTTTTTGCTGGTGTGCTTCAAGGGCGGCACGTTCCGTGTAGTTTCGTGTGTGGAAAAAGGATTTGAGGATTTGCCATTTTGAAGGTTTCATGGTGTGTTCTTTGAGGCGGTTGAGGGGCTTTGCTCGTCGGGTTTTCAGACGACCTGCTTTAATCCAAGCCTTCCATGCCCAATCGACGCAAGGTGGGTTCGCAATGGCTGGGAACGAGGATGATTTCGCGGTTGCGGCGGTGGAGGTGTTGCAGGCGGTCTATGGTGGCTTGGACGGCGTTGCGGTTTTGCGCGATAAGGCCGGTAAGGGGGTTGGGGCGGCGGTTGTGGCTGATGGTCGCAAACCGCCAAACGGCGTCGGCAATCAGGAAAAATTCTCCGGCTATCAGCCCGTATTGTCCGGCGGCATGGCCGGGCAGGGCGACGGCAATCAAATCGGCACTGATGCGGTAGCCTTGTTCAAACGGGTAAAACGCTTCGTCAAGGCGGACTTCGGGCATATCTTCGATAAAGCGGGCGCGCTGCGGCAGGTTTTGGGGCAACAGCTCGCGCAGGAAGCCTTGTTTGACTTCGATGATGCGGTTGGTCAGACTTTCGGGTTTGTCGGTACGGTATACAAAATCGTAGGCGGCGCGGGAAAGGATGATTTCCGTGTTGGGGAAGTCTTTGAGGCCGGCAATATGGTCGGCGTGCAGGTGGGAGAGGAAGATTTGGTTGATGTCGTGCGCGGCATCGCCCAAACGCTCGCGTATGGTCGGTTGGCTGAGGGTGACGGGCGTGGTCAGCGCGTAAAATTTCTCGGGAAATCGGCGGCAGGCTTGGAAAAAGCGGGGCGCGTAGCCGGTATCGAACAGCAGGTTGCCGCCTTGGTGGGTGATGTGGGCGGTCATGGCGGGAAAGGCGGCTTTACGCAGGCTGCCGCCCCGTTCGACCATACATTCGGGATGGGTGCAGTAGCCGGTGTGGTAGAAACGGATGTCCATAGCTTCAGCCTTTCAAGGAGCGGGCGTATTGCCGCAGTCCGTCGGCAACGCTGATTTGGGGTTCGTAGCCGAGCAGCGAACGGGCGCGGCTGATGTCTAGGGTTTGGTCGAAGGAAATCGTACCGATGCTGTAACGGGTGACGAGGGGTTCGCGAAAGGAACGGGTCAGCCGCGCCTGCGTTTCCAGTAGGCGGGCAACG
Protein-coding sequences here:
- a CDS encoding MBL fold metallo-hydrolase, with the protein product MDIRFYHTGYCTHPECMVERGGSLRKAAFPAMTAHITHQGGNLLFDTGYAPRFFQACRRFPEKFYALTTPVTLSQPTIRERLGDAAHDINQIFLSHLHADHIAGLKDFPNTEIILSRAAYDFVYRTDKPESLTNRIIEVKQGFLRELLPQNLPQRARFIEDMPEVRLDEAFYPFEQGYRISADLIAVALPGHAAGQYGLIAGEFFLIADAVWRFATISHNRRPNPLTGLIAQNRNAVQATIDRLQHLHRRNREIILVPSHCEPTLRRLGMEGLD